The Cryptococcus gattii WM276 chromosome B, complete sequence genome has a segment encoding these proteins:
- a CDS encoding mRNA export factor elf1, putative (Similar to TIGR gene model, INSD accession AAW40703.1) has protein sequence MSPVVAPSTALPPSTHLEKLTALANAPSNVEAKSIADGIALELKKAPRTLDALQDARIVDVVLAWAASKSGYERESAVVLVERICRSLGSGIEGVFLPLIPAILNLAMDKGQPVRSAVNSAMTSLIKATAPEGARKVFEVLTKVLEETKGWRTKIAALKAMEGLVKPGAEDYVANELGTVIPVVEHAMHDTKAEVSTAAQKAATTLCGILPNADVLKHVNLLVSAMASPTAVPSTIKGLSSTTFVAEVNGPTLAVMVPLLTRALKERSTDTQRMTCVVIGNLVKLVRDPTVAARYLGPLFGGVQQIATGAAFPEIRAFAQTALDILIGAGASASATPLPPRDVTLAVTEALAVMAPHLQIPGFPAHPSIPLSASLPNSPVIAHAVEYQANVVADLVDLRRWDASIWEGKALGSFMKLLQGADEGAKATAEIRKAFMDLDKAKYAPPEKDDGSEGELLCDIQFSLAYGGLLLLNHTNLKLRRGRRYGICAANGAGKSTLMKAIRDGKVEGFPPQEELRTIMVEHALQGEDTSMAILDFIAADPKLTHKTRADMAAMLLSLGFSDEKQQDPVASLSGGWKMKLELAKAMLIGADILLLDEPTNHLDVQTVAWLEEYVCSLHDITCMIVSHDSGFLDNVCTDIIHYESKKLVYYPGNLSKFVEKVPSAKSYYTLAATSIKFTFPPPGNLVGVRSNTRAILKLTNCTFTYPGAPRPSIKNASCSLSLSSRVGIIGPNGAGKSTLIKLLTGETVPQEGSVHKHPALRVGYVAQHAFHHINQHLDKTAVQYIQWRYQDGHDREMMEKATRVLTDEDKEMMERPIEGKNGELRKIEYILGRQKLKKSFQYEVKFKGYDHKYNAWIGRDVLIEKGFQKLITQFDDLESSREGAGMRDTGANAVREVLEAVGLDGDIAQYNEMSGLSGGQKVKVVIAASMFNRPQCLFLDEPTNFLDREALGGLAVAIKEWGGAVCIISHSTEFVTALCPEIWHVDAGVLTHQGKVALVEDAFDDPSRPGSRVTSKAGTPRTMPGTPGTATGTATPAESVATDGTVDDVADGLAKLMEKKKKKKKMTRNELKAQEERRRLRKLNWLTYGGEREPDTDDE, from the exons ATGTCTCCCGTCGTAGCCCCTTCCACCGCCCTTCCCCCTTCCACCCATCTTGAGAAACTCACTGCCCTCGCCAACGCTCCCTCCAACGTCGAAGCCAAGTCTATCGCCGACGGTATCGCTCTGGAACTCAAAAAGGCCCCACGCACCCTTGATGCTCTTCAGGATGCTCGTATCGTCGATGTTGTCCTTGCCTGGGCTGCCTCCAAATCTGGATATGAGCGTGAGTCTGCGGTCGTCCTTGTGGAGCGTATTTGCCGTTCCCTCGGATCTGGTATCGAAGGTGTTTTCCTTCCTTTGATCCCCGCTATCTTGAACCTTGCTATGGACAAGGGACAACCTGTGAGGAGCGCTGTGAACAGTGCGATGACCAGTTTGATTAAAGCCACTGCTCCTGAGGGTGCGCGGAAGGTGTTTGAGGTGCTTACCAAGGTTTTGGAGGAGACCAAGGGCTGGAGGACCAAGATTGCGGCTTTGAAGGCGATGGAGGGGCTTGTCAAGCCTGGTGCGGAAGACTATGTTGCCAACGAGTTGGGTACTGTCATCCCTGTTGTTGAGCACGCGATGCACGACACTAAGGCCGAG GTCTCTACCGCCGCTCAAAAAGCTGCCACCACTCTTTGTGGTATCCTTCCCAACGCTGATGTGCTCAAGCATGTTAACCTCCTCGTTTCTGCCATGGCTTCCCCTACCGCAGTTCCCTCCACCATCAAAGGTCTTTCTTCCACCACTTTCGTCGCTGAAGTCAACGGTCCAACTCTTGCCGTCATGGTCCCCCTTTTGACCCGTGCCCTCAAGGAACGTTCCACTGACACTCAACGAATGACCTGTGTCGTTATCGGTAACCTTGTCAAGCTCGTCCGAGACCCTACCGTCGCCGCCCGATACCTCGGTCCCCTCTTTGGTGGTGTCCAGCAAATCGCCACCGGTGCCGCCTTCCCCGAGATCCGAGCCTTTGCTCAGACCGCCCTCGACATTCTTATCGGCGCTGGTGCCTCTGCCAGTGCCACACCGTTGCCTCCTCGAGACGTTACTCTCGCTGTCACCGAAGCCCTTGCCGTCATGGCTCCCCATCTCCAAATCCCCGGCTTCCCTGCTCACCCTTCCATCCCCCTTTCCGCCTCTCTCCCCAACAGCCCCGTCATCGCTCACGCTGTCGAGTACCAAGCCAACGTTGTCGCCGACCTCGTCGACCTTCGTCGATGGGACGCTTCCATCTGGGAAGGCAAGGCTCTTGGTTCATTCATGAAGCTCCTCCAAGGTGCCGATGAAGGCGCTAAAGCCACCGCCGAGATCCGCAAAGCGTTTATGGACCTTGACAAGGCCAAATACGCTCCTCCCGAGAAGGACGACGGATCCGAGGGTGAATTGTTATGTGATATCCAATTCTCTCTTGCTTATGGCGGTTTGCTTTTGCTCAACCACACCAACTTGAAGttgaggagaggaaggaggtACGGTATCTGTGCCGCCAACGGTGCGGGCAAGTCCACATTGATGAAGGCTATCCGTGACGGTAAAGTCGAGGGCTTCCCTCCCCAGGAAGAGCTTAGGACGATTATGGTCGAGCATGCCCTTCAGGGGGAGGACACTTCCATGGCTATCCTCGACTTTATCGCCGCCGACCCCAAGCTTACGCACAAGACTAGGGCCGACATGGCCGCTATGCTCTTGTCCCTCGGTTTCTCAGACGAGAAACAGCAAGACCCCGTGGCATCTCTTTCCGGTGgttggaagatgaagttGGAATTGGCCAAGGCCATGTTGATCGGTGCCGATATTCTTTTGCT CGACGAACCTACTAACCACTTGGACGTCCAAACCGTCGCTTGGCTTGAGGAATACGTCTGCAGCTTGCACGACATCACCTGTATGATCGTCTCGCACGACTCTGGTTTCCTCGACAACGTCTGTACCGACATTATCCACTACGAGAGCAAGAAACTCGTGTACTACCCCGGTAACCTCTCCAAGTTTGTCGAAAAGGTCCCTTCTGCCAAGTCCTACTACACTCTTGCCGCTACTTCTATCAAGTTCACCTTCCCTCCTCCCGGTAACCTCGTCGGTGTCCGATCCAACACACGAGCGATCCTCAAACTTACCAACTGTACATTCACCTACCCCGGTGCCCCCCGGCCTTCTATCAAGAATGCCTCATgctccctctccctttCTTCCCGAGTCGGTATTATCGGTCCCAACGGTGCGGGTAAATCTACCCTCATCAAGCTCCTCACCGGTGAGACTGTCCCTCAAGAAGGTTCAGTGCACAAGCACCCTGCTCTTCGTGTCGGCTACGTCGCTCAGCACGCGTTCCACCACATCAATCAGCACTTGGACAAGACCGCTGTGCAATACATCCAGTGGCGATACCAGGACGGTCACGATagggagatgatggagaaggCTACCCGTGTCCTGACTGACGAAGACAAAGAAATGATGGAGCGCCCGATCGAAGGGAAGAATGGCGAATTGAGAAAGATTGAGTACATTCTCGGTCGACAAAAGCTCAAAAAGTCCTTCCAGTACGAAGTCAAGTTCAAGGGTTACGACCACAAGTACAACGCCTGGATCGGGCGAGATGTCTTGATCGAAAAGGGTTTCCAGAAACTTATCACCCAGTTCGATGACTTGGAATCTTCTAGGGAAGGTGCGGGTATGAGGGACACCGGTGCAAATGCAGTTAGGGAGGTTTTGGAGGCTGTGGGTTTGGACGGTGATATTGCGCAGTATAACGAGATGTCTGGTTTGTCCGGTGGACAAAAGGTCAAGGTCGTCATTGCCGCTTCCATGTTTAACCG ACCCCAGTGTCTCTTCCTCGACGAGCCTACCAACTTCTTGGACCGAGAAGCCCTCGGTGGTCTCGCTGTGGCTATCAAAGAATGGGGAGGTGCCGTCTGCATCATCTCGCACTCTACCGAATTTGTCACCGCCCTTTGTCCCGAAATCTGGCACGTTGACGCCGGTGTACTCACCCACCAAGGTAAAGTCGCCCTCGTCGAAGATGCCTTTGACGACCCTTCCCGACCCGGATCCCGAGTGACTAGCA
- a CDS encoding RNA-binding protein, putative; Dom34p (Similar to TIGR gene model, INSD accession AAW40701.1), which translates to MKLINKHIEKDGSGYVTLRPEDDEDMWHVYNLIAEGDRVRAMAVRRVQTVSSTGSSDSYRVRTNLTLEVTKTTFSPAASSSQGNERGEKKEPTACLQISGKVVEENEFVKMGAYHTLDLEANRDFRLTKESGWDSVALERIQESTQEGRGAEVGAIVCGQGTAALCLLSEHMTVIRQRIDMPVPRKRKGGTSAHDKAVENFFSTVYQAILRLIPFQTLKAIVIASPGFTKDALYDHIFQQATLQSNKPLLASRSKWIKVHSTTSHVHGLVEALRAPEVAKMLSGAKFAREGLGLDKFHKMLATDELRAWYGPEHVALAVDRGAVGTLLISDNLFRSSDPATRTHYVKMVESVRAVGGEVLIFSSMHESGQQLNMLTGIAAILTYPLDIEVVEMEEREEKERIEREKTEKEQAVES; encoded by the exons ATGAAGCTTATCAACAAGCATATAGAGAAGGACGGTTCG GGTTATGTCACCCTCAGGCcggaagatgatgaggataTGTGGCATGTGTACAACCTCATTGCCGAG GGTGACCGAGTCCGCGCCATGGCAGTCCGCAGAGTCCAAACAGTCTCTTCAACAGGTTCCTCCGACTCTTACCGCGTCCGCACCAATTTGACCCTTGAAGTGACAAAAACGACATTCTCGCCGGCCGCATCGAGTAGTCAAGGGAACGAAAGgggggagaagaaggagcCAACAGCGTGTTTACAAATTTCGGGGAAAGTGGTGGAGGAGAATGAGTTTGTGAAGATGGGGGCGTATCATACTTTAGATCTTGAGG CGAATAGGGATTTCAGGTTGACAAAGGAGAGTGGATGGGATTCTGTCGCCCTGGAACGTATACAGGAAAGTACTCAAGAAGGCAGAGGAGCAGAAGTCGGCGCTATCGTCTGCGGCCAAG GCACTGCAGCTCTGTGTCTCCTGTCAGAACACATGACTGTCATTCGACAACGAATAGACATGCCCGTCCCCCGTAAACGCAAAGGTGGAACATCGGCGCACGACAAGGCCGTCGAAAATTTCTTTTCTACAGTGTACCAAGCTATTCTCCGCCTTATTCCTTTCCAGACACTCAAGGCAATCGTCATTGCCTCTCCCGGGTTTACGAAAGATGCGCTGTACGACCACATTTTCCAGCAAGCAACATTGCAGTCGAATAAACCGTTATTGGCGAGTCGGTCAAAGTGGATAAAGGTACATTCGACGACGAGCCATGTACATGGGTTGGTAGAGGCGTTGAGAGCGCCAGAAGTGGCAAAAATGCTGTCTGGTGCTAAATTTGCCAGGGAAGGTCTCGGACTGGATAA ATTCCACAAGATGCTAGCAACCGATGAACTACGAGCATGGTATGGCCCAGAACACGTCGCTCTCGCCGTTGATCGCGGAGCCGTTGGTACCCTCCTCATCTCTGATAATCTCTTCCGATCATCCGACCCCGCCACCCGAACACATTACGTGAAAATGGTCGAATCTGTTCGGGCCGTAGGCGGCGAAGTGCTCATTTTCTCATCGATGCACGAATCTGGTCAACAGTTGAACATGTTAACCGGTATCGCCGCAATTTTGACCTATCCATTGGATATTGAGGTAGTGGAAatggaggagagggaggagaaagaaaggaTTGAGAGAGAAAAGACTGAAAAGGAGCAGGCGGTGGAGAGTTAG
- a CDS encoding Hypothetical Protein (Similar to TIGR gene model, INSD accession AAW40702.1) produces the protein MSTPTTPAPDSGPSNPSPVNKWLPSNPFDLPETRELIAQKVAMGEITDHDVAIMEKGYKWMIYTPPATAISFTFLIWQLMKKQYPRPRLITRLLWGGLSAGAGGLLGFGAAGVAAAMEVEDKVEDVERKSLVFEEITEHSRALQQSRLALSRPAPPPAVTSPSLTPAMRQAANRGESRLPRDFEFPNETEEERKERERRMLEGLKLGKERVEEETKGTLGWVKGLFGSK, from the exons ATGTCTACTCCCACAACTCCAGCGCCTGATTCCGGCCCCTCAAACCCCTCGCCCGTTAATAAATGGCTCCCTTCAAACCCTTTCGACCTCCCCGAGACAAGAGAGCTCATCGCGCAAAAGGTTGCTATGG GCGAGATTACCGATCATGATGTTGCTATCATGGAGAAAGGCTACAAATGGATGATTTACACTCCTCCC GCCACAGCAATCTCATTCACATTCCTGATTTGGCAACTTATGAAAAAGCAATATCCCCGTCCAAGGTTGATCACTCGTCTCCTCTGGGGTGGGCTTTCCGCTGGAGCTGGTGGGTTGCTAGGCTTTGGCGCAGCGGGTGTAGCAGCTGCAATGGAAGTGGAGGATAAGGTGGAAGATGTGGAGCG AAAATCTCTTGTTTTTGAAGAAATCACTGAACACTCTCGCGCTCTCCAGCAATCGCGACTCGCACTTTCCCGTCCTGCCCCTCCACCAGCCGTCACTTCTCCTTCGCTCACGCCTGCGATGAGACAAGCTGCCAACCGGGGTGAATCGCGGTTACCGAGAGATTTCGAGTTCCCTAATGAgacggaggaggagaggaaagagagggaaaggaggaTGTTAGAGGGATTGAAGCTTGGGAAAGAAAgggtggaagaggagacAAAAGGGACTTTGGGATGGGTGAAGGGTTTGTTTGGGTCCAAGTAG